In a single window of the Actinomycetota bacterium genome:
- a CDS encoding ATP-dependent DNA ligase — protein sequence MVLSVRPPIAPMLAKLAEVVPEGDQWVYEPKWDGFRCIVFRGDGDGEPEVELSSRNERPFNRYFPELLAPLAAALPSGAVVDGEIVIPAAHGGLDFDALLQRIHPAESRVRRLAAETPASFVAFDMLAAPGGSLMAAPFAERRARLDDVLGQAESPIHRTPITADPNLARGWFERFEGAGLDGVVAKRLDLPYTPDKRTMVKVKHQRTAECVVAGYRIHKDGRGVGSLLLGLYDDAGQLHHVGVTAAFTTTYRAELLAEMTPLTQDALTNHPWREWADAVAQESARMPGAPSRWTAGKGKDPSWVPVRIERVVEVTFGQLQNGRFRHGVTLVRWRPDRTPQSCTYDQLDVAEPVPFDEVFA from the coding sequence ATGGTGCTCTCCGTGCGGCCGCCGATCGCGCCGATGCTGGCCAAGCTCGCCGAGGTGGTTCCCGAAGGCGACCAATGGGTCTACGAGCCGAAGTGGGACGGCTTCAGATGCATCGTGTTCCGCGGTGACGGCGACGGTGAGCCCGAGGTCGAGCTGAGCAGCCGCAACGAGCGCCCGTTCAACCGCTACTTCCCCGAGCTGCTCGCTCCGCTGGCCGCCGCGCTGCCTTCTGGCGCGGTGGTCGACGGCGAGATCGTCATCCCCGCTGCCCACGGGGGGCTCGACTTCGACGCCCTGCTACAGCGCATCCATCCGGCCGAGTCGAGGGTGCGCCGGTTGGCCGCGGAGACGCCGGCGTCGTTCGTCGCGTTCGACATGTTGGCCGCGCCGGGTGGCTCGCTGATGGCCGCGCCGTTCGCCGAACGGCGCGCCCGCCTCGACGACGTCCTCGGCCAGGCGGAGTCGCCGATCCACCGCACGCCGATCACCGCCGACCCGAACCTCGCGCGCGGCTGGTTCGAGCGCTTCGAGGGTGCCGGGCTGGACGGCGTCGTCGCCAAGCGACTCGACCTGCCCTACACCCCCGATAAGCGCACGATGGTGAAGGTGAAGCACCAGCGCACCGCCGAGTGCGTGGTCGCCGGCTACCGCATCCACAAGGACGGCCGCGGGGTCGGCTCGTTGCTGCTCGGGCTGTACGACGACGCCGGACAGCTGCACCACGTCGGGGTCACCGCCGCGTTCACCACGACCTACCGTGCCGAGCTGCTGGCCGAGATGACCCCGCTCACGCAGGATGCGCTCACGAACCACCCGTGGCGGGAGTGGGCCGACGCGGTCGCCCAGGAATCGGCACGGATGCCGGGCGCGCCGAGCCGCTGGACCGCGGGCAAGGGGAAGGACCCGAGCTGGGTACCGGTGCGCATCGAGCGGGTGGTCGAGGTGACCTTCGGCCAACTGCAGAACGGCCGCTTCCGCCACGGCGTGACGCTCGTCCGGTGGCGCCCGGACCGCACCCCGCAGAGCTGCACTTACGACCAGCTCGACGTCGCCGAGCCGGTGCCCTTCGACGAAGTGTTCGCCTAG
- a CDS encoding copper resistance protein CopC/CopD, producing MPHDSAVPRRLAAAIGGLAAGLAFFALSFAAASAATETTLESSSPAADEQVATSPTQLQLVFNEPVPIETVVEVVCGGQPAPLGPSRIEADQRTVTVPVISALPKGTCNVLWQVPQVDGSANQGNYSFDILADSVPVTDASAPGSTDSNDSTDSTDSTDPEAGTDTDTEAGGTASEPPRVGGLLALSRLVTYVALAALFGGLVLITTSWPEGVDYLITLRFIRLAWFLALAGTLGTVVFMTARVTGESVGSSLSPAAWGDLIDSTDGKVLLARLALVAASGWVAMRPERVLDPASQLLALGIPGLAVATLGVSHTDAKLAAAGVLAGIVHALAVSVWFGGLLLLSRVVLVGPGEEDLVHAVRGYSRSSVTLLVIALVTGLFQVFRLDGGALLSSTHGRLVVLKVAGVAAMTYVGTVFRHFVLSRLARHDHLDERTAFRLRRAVGTEALIGLIVLALTSWLVATRPANIDPPGTDRTDYAYVSERSAGELAVRLLVHPARVGTNQVRLELFEPPTGVSGLTVRFNPPVSSTGVSAVVLTVPLDGAGAALLPLDQGIPLGTAGTWTVEVSADGPNGRLPTATFAMGISADAGSTTTSSSSIPGSSVVPLQTTSSSSAPP from the coding sequence ATGCCCCACGACTCCGCCGTCCCGAGGCGTCTGGCCGCCGCGATCGGCGGGCTGGCCGCCGGGCTCGCCTTCTTCGCGCTCAGTTTCGCAGCAGCGTCGGCGGCCACGGAGACCACCCTCGAAAGCTCGAGTCCCGCAGCCGACGAGCAGGTGGCGACGTCACCGACCCAGCTGCAGCTCGTCTTCAACGAGCCGGTGCCGATCGAAACCGTCGTCGAGGTGGTGTGCGGCGGGCAACCGGCACCGCTCGGGCCCTCGCGGATCGAGGCCGACCAGCGCACGGTCACCGTGCCGGTGATCTCGGCATTGCCGAAGGGGACGTGCAACGTGCTCTGGCAGGTCCCTCAGGTGGACGGCTCGGCGAACCAGGGCAACTACAGCTTCGACATCCTCGCCGACTCCGTCCCCGTCACCGACGCCAGCGCGCCGGGTTCGACCGACTCGAACGACTCGACCGACTCAACGGACTCCACCGATCCCGAAGCCGGCACCGACACCGACACCGAGGCAGGTGGCACCGCCTCCGAGCCGCCGCGCGTGGGCGGCCTGCTCGCGCTGTCCCGCCTGGTCACCTACGTCGCCCTCGCTGCGCTGTTCGGCGGTCTCGTGCTCATCACGACGTCGTGGCCAGAAGGCGTCGACTACCTGATCACACTGAGGTTCATCCGCCTGGCTTGGTTCCTGGCGCTCGCCGGAACCCTCGGCACCGTCGTCTTCATGACAGCTCGCGTCACCGGTGAAAGCGTCGGGTCATCGCTCAGCCCGGCGGCCTGGGGAGACCTGATCGACTCGACGGACGGCAAGGTGCTGCTCGCCAGACTCGCGCTGGTGGCCGCCTCCGGCTGGGTGGCGATGCGACCCGAGCGCGTGCTCGATCCGGCCTCGCAGCTGCTCGCTCTTGGCATCCCGGGACTCGCCGTGGCCACTCTCGGCGTGAGCCACACCGACGCCAAGCTCGCCGCAGCCGGCGTGCTGGCCGGCATCGTCCACGCGTTGGCGGTGAGCGTGTGGTTCGGTGGGCTGTTGCTGCTCAGCCGCGTCGTGCTCGTCGGCCCCGGTGAGGAAGACCTGGTGCACGCCGTGCGCGGCTACAGCCGCAGCTCGGTCACGTTGCTCGTCATCGCGCTCGTCACGGGCCTGTTCCAGGTCTTCCGTCTGGACGGCGGTGCCCTGCTCTCCAGCACCCACGGTCGCCTGGTGGTGCTGAAGGTGGCCGGTGTGGCGGCGATGACGTACGTGGGCACCGTCTTTCGCCACTTCGTCCTCAGCCGCCTCGCGCGCCACGACCACCTCGACGAGCGGACCGCTTTCCGCCTGCGCCGCGCTGTCGGAACCGAAGCCCTCATCGGGTTGATCGTGCTCGCCCTCACCTCGTGGCTCGTCGCCACCCGACCGGCGAACATCGATCCCCCGGGCACCGACCGCACCGACTACGCCTACGTCAGCGAGCGCTCCGCGGGCGAGCTCGCCGTGCGGCTGCTCGTGCACCCCGCCCGCGTGGGAACGAACCAGGTGCGCCTGGAGCTGTTCGAGCCGCCCACCGGGGTGAGCGGGCTCACCGTGCGCTTCAACCCCCCGGTGTCCTCGACCGGCGTGTCGGCCGTGGTGCTCACGGTGCCCCTCGACGGCGCCGGTGCCGCGCTGTTGCCGCTCGACCAGGGCATCCCGCTCGGGACGGCCGGGACGTGGACGGTAGAGGTGAGCGCCGACGGCCCGAACGGCCGCCTGCCGACGGCGACCTTCGCGATGGGGATCTCCGCAGACGCCGGGTCCACCACCACCTCCAGCTCCTCGATACCTGGCTCGTCGGTGGTCCCGCTGCAGACGACCAGCTCCTCGTCCGCGCCACCGTGA
- the dnaX gene encoding DNA polymerase III subunit gamma/tau encodes MAVQSLYRRYRPRRFAEVKGQEHVVRALRNAVRNHREGQAYLFSGPRGTGKTTSARILAKVLNCEHPEDGEPCCQCASCLAVEAGNSYDVFELDAASNNGVENIRDLVDRASLGTPGRHKVYILDEVHMLSKAASAALLKTLEEPPPHVVFVLATTDPQKVLETIRSRTQHLQFHLLPIDELEAHVRWVAEDAGIPIDDEMVQAVLRQGAGSARDALSALELAAMSEGLLDEATPVDEFIEALIESDTGRVLAAVAHAVQQGRDARTLAEDLVRHMRDCFLALMAPELLQLTEARAEQVAEQARRLGAGQLVKAMETLGEVLLEVRHAPDPRVLVEVALVRLTHRELETGVEALLHRIEQLERAVAQMSAAPASPAAERDPTTGRALLGSRSGRDVTGSIPRPVPVEQTKPAERSEQTEPAEYSEPIERPEPSVPGAPPAPAQGPSPTSPPSQQVGADPARAVAMWGTDVLTALKPLVRALYAAGHVGGLHDGALKISFPNEHHRARAERHRGEVEEALAKVAGTAVTVVLEVDDSSTASGTSPASATQPGQTVVDDEDVDPSELLDAPSVPVVSPLDRLAQAFPGSEVIDEDGR; translated from the coding sequence ATGGCCGTCCAGTCGCTCTATCGCCGCTACCGGCCACGTCGCTTCGCCGAGGTGAAGGGGCAAGAGCACGTGGTACGGGCGCTGCGCAACGCCGTCCGCAACCACCGCGAGGGGCAGGCGTACCTGTTCTCCGGTCCGCGAGGCACGGGCAAGACCACCTCGGCACGCATCCTCGCCAAGGTGTTGAACTGCGAGCACCCAGAAGACGGCGAGCCGTGCTGCCAGTGTGCGTCCTGCCTCGCGGTCGAGGCCGGCAACAGCTACGACGTGTTCGAGCTCGACGCGGCGTCGAACAACGGCGTCGAGAACATCCGCGACCTCGTCGACCGCGCTTCGCTCGGCACGCCGGGCAGGCACAAGGTGTACATCCTCGACGAGGTCCACATGCTCTCCAAGGCCGCTTCGGCGGCGCTGTTGAAGACGCTCGAGGAACCGCCGCCACATGTCGTGTTCGTGCTCGCCACGACCGACCCGCAGAAGGTGCTCGAGACCATCCGCAGCCGTACCCAGCACCTGCAGTTCCACTTGTTGCCGATCGACGAGCTAGAGGCCCACGTGCGGTGGGTGGCCGAAGACGCCGGAATCCCGATCGACGACGAGATGGTGCAGGCGGTACTGCGCCAAGGCGCGGGATCGGCACGCGACGCGCTGTCGGCACTCGAGCTCGCGGCTATGTCGGAGGGCTTGCTCGACGAGGCGACGCCCGTCGACGAGTTCATCGAGGCCTTGATCGAGTCCGACACCGGCCGCGTGCTCGCGGCTGTCGCCCACGCCGTGCAGCAGGGCCGTGACGCGCGCACCTTGGCCGAGGACCTGGTGCGTCACATGCGTGACTGCTTCCTTGCTCTGATGGCCCCCGAACTGCTGCAGCTCACCGAGGCTCGGGCCGAGCAGGTGGCCGAGCAGGCCCGCCGCCTCGGCGCCGGCCAGCTTGTCAAGGCGATGGAGACCCTCGGCGAGGTGTTGCTCGAGGTCCGTCACGCACCCGACCCGCGAGTGCTCGTCGAGGTGGCGCTGGTGCGGCTCACCCACCGTGAGCTCGAGACGGGAGTCGAAGCCCTGCTCCATCGAATCGAGCAGCTCGAGCGCGCCGTCGCGCAGATGAGCGCCGCGCCGGCGAGTCCCGCAGCCGAACGCGACCCCACCACGGGTCGGGCCCTCCTCGGCTCACGCTCGGGCCGAGACGTCACCGGCTCCATCCCGCGCCCGGTGCCCGTCGAGCAGACCAAACCTGCCGAGCGCTCCGAGCAGACCGAGCCTGCCGAGTACTCGGAGCCGATCGAGCGCCCCGAGCCGTCGGTACCTGGCGCCCCGCCCGCGCCCGCGCAGGGGCCTTCGCCGACGTCGCCGCCGTCGCAGCAGGTGGGTGCCGATCCCGCGCGAGCCGTCGCGATGTGGGGCACCGACGTGCTCACCGCGCTGAAGCCGTTGGTCCGGGCGTTGTACGCGGCGGGCCATGTCGGTGGTCTGCACGACGGCGCGCTGAAGATCTCGTTCCCGAACGAGCATCACCGGGCGCGGGCCGAGCGCCACCGCGGCGAGGTCGAAGAGGCCTTGGCGAAGGTGGCCGGTACGGCCGTGACCGTGGTGCTCGAAGTCGACGACTCGTCCACGGCCTCCGGCACGTCGCCAGCTTCTGCGACCCAGCCGGGTCAGACCGTCGTCGACGACGAAGACGTCGACCCCTCCGAGCTGCTCGACGCCCCGAGCGTGCCGGTCGTCAGCCCGCTCGACCGCTTGGCGCAGGCGTTCCCCGGGTCCGAAGTGATCGACGAGGACGGTCGGTGA
- the recR gene encoding recombination protein RecR: MNTTYTAPVQALIDELGRLPGIGPKSAQRIAFHLLKIPVDDAERLAHAISEAKAKVRFCVECFNVADAELCPICADDRRDPTMLCVVEESRDIVAIEKTGEFRGRYHVLLGAMNPLEGIGPEHLKVAELVKRLRDEVVQEVIICTNPNTEGEVTAMYLARLLKPLGLRVTRIASGLPVGGDLEYADELTLGRALEARRELEA, from the coding sequence GTGAACACCACCTACACCGCGCCCGTACAAGCGCTGATCGACGAGCTCGGCCGCCTGCCGGGCATCGGGCCGAAGTCGGCTCAGCGCATCGCGTTCCACCTGTTGAAGATCCCCGTCGACGACGCCGAGCGTCTCGCCCACGCGATCAGCGAGGCCAAGGCCAAGGTGCGCTTCTGCGTCGAGTGCTTCAACGTCGCCGACGCCGAGCTGTGCCCGATCTGTGCCGACGACCGCCGTGACCCGACGATGCTCTGTGTCGTCGAGGAGAGCCGTGACATCGTCGCGATCGAAAAGACCGGCGAGTTCCGCGGGCGCTACCACGTGCTGCTCGGGGCGATGAACCCGCTCGAAGGGATCGGCCCCGAGCACCTGAAGGTCGCCGAGTTGGTCAAGCGCCTGCGCGACGAAGTCGTGCAAGAGGTGATCATCTGCACCAACCCGAACACCGAGGGCGAGGTCACCGCGATGTACCTGGCACGGCTGCTGAAGCCGCTCGGGCTGAGGGTGACCCGCATCGCGAGTGGGCTGCCGGTGGGGGGCGACCTCGAGTACGCCGACGAGCTGACCCTCGGGCGGGCGCTCGAAGCGCGCCGGGAGCTCGAAGCCTGA
- a CDS encoding acetyl-CoA C-acetyltransferase, with product MAGSYIVAGARTPIGKMSGALAPFSAADLGGFAIKAALERAGVSPEEVEHVFMGQVLMAGQGQVPSRQAAVKAGIPMSVPSVNVNKVCLSGLNSIYLANQMIMAGEADIVVAGGMESMTNAPYIAAGARAGFRYGHTELQDAIIADGLWCAFDNCAMGLGTERYAAGNISRQAQDEAAVASHERAANAIKDGRFADEIVPVAIPQRKGEPILVETDEGVRPGTTLESLGGLRPAFDKEGTITAGNASQISDGGSAIVMMSERAVQSRGVSPLGRFVGYGMVAGPDSASLLHQPSAAIRKALSRAGREQSEIALYEINEAFAAVGIASMADLGVTDEVVNVNGGAIALGHPIGMSGNRLALTVLHELRRRGGGLAAAALCGGGGQGDALLVETV from the coding sequence ATGGCTGGTTCGTACATCGTCGCCGGAGCCCGTACGCCGATCGGCAAGATGAGTGGGGCACTCGCCCCGTTCAGCGCCGCCGACCTCGGCGGCTTCGCGATCAAGGCGGCGCTAGAGCGCGCCGGTGTCTCCCCCGAAGAGGTGGAGCACGTCTTCATGGGCCAGGTGCTGATGGCCGGCCAGGGTCAGGTCCCGAGCCGTCAGGCGGCGGTCAAGGCCGGCATCCCGATGAGCGTGCCGTCCGTGAACGTCAACAAGGTGTGCCTCTCGGGGCTCAATTCGATCTATCTCGCCAACCAGATGATCATGGCCGGTGAGGCCGACATCGTCGTGGCCGGCGGTATGGAGTCGATGACGAACGCGCCCTACATCGCCGCCGGGGCCCGAGCCGGGTTCCGCTACGGACACACCGAGTTGCAGGACGCGATCATCGCCGACGGTCTGTGGTGCGCGTTCGACAACTGCGCGATGGGTCTCGGTACCGAGCGCTACGCGGCCGGCAACATCAGCCGCCAGGCGCAAGACGAGGCCGCCGTGGCCTCCCACGAGCGTGCCGCGAACGCCATCAAGGACGGACGCTTCGCCGACGAGATCGTCCCGGTGGCGATCCCCCAGCGCAAGGGTGAGCCGATCCTCGTCGAGACCGACGAGGGCGTGCGCCCGGGCACGACGCTCGAGAGCCTCGGGGGGCTTCGCCCGGCGTTCGACAAGGAAGGCACGATCACCGCCGGCAACGCGTCGCAGATCTCCGACGGCGGTTCGGCGATCGTGATGATGAGCGAGCGCGCGGTGCAGAGCCGCGGCGTCAGCCCGCTCGGGCGCTTCGTCGGCTACGGGATGGTCGCCGGGCCGGACTCGGCCTCACTGCTGCACCAGCCGAGCGCGGCCATCCGCAAGGCGCTGTCGCGCGCGGGGCGCGAGCAGAGCGAGATCGCCCTCTACGAGATCAACGAGGCGTTCGCCGCGGTCGGCATCGCGTCGATGGCTGATCTCGGCGTCACCGACGAGGTGGTCAACGTAAACGGGGGCGCAATCGCACTCGGCCACCCGATCGGCATGAGCGGCAACCGTCTGGCGCTGACGGTGCTGCACGAACTGCGCCGCCGGGGCGGCGGGCTCGCCGCAGCGGCGCTGTGCGGGGGCGGCGGGCAGGGCGACGCGCTCTTGGTGGAGACGGTCTGA
- the ccrA gene encoding crotonyl-CoA carboxylase/reductase, whose product MQHVLEAIQAGASSEEFAALAVPESYRGAHVLKSEIKMFEGLTSDQKDPRRSIHVGDVPTPEIAPDEAYVAVMASSINFNTVWSSIFEPVDTFGPMERLARESEWAKRHAQPYQVIGSDAAGVVLKVGSAVRNWKPGDRVTVHCNHVDDQDPTAHDDSMMAANQRIWGYETNFGGLADMAIVKANQLMPKPAHLSWEEAAVNALCNSTSYRMLVSPNAASMKQGDVVLIWGATGGIGAYATQYVLNGGGIPVCVVSSEDKAQILRNMGVEAIIDRRSAGYNFYDENGVHDEKEWRRLGKDIRALVGEDPDIVFEHPGRSTFGASMYVAKRGGTVVTCAATSGFMLEFDNRHFWMRLKRLIGSHFANYREAWEANRLISKGMIHPVLSQVFPLDQTGEAAYQVHHNMHEGKLAVLCLAPGEGLGIDDPELRAKVGEDNLRRFRRA is encoded by the coding sequence ATGCAGCACGTCCTCGAGGCCATCCAGGCAGGCGCGTCCAGCGAGGAGTTCGCCGCCCTCGCAGTCCCCGAGAGCTATCGCGGGGCGCACGTCTTGAAGTCCGAGATCAAGATGTTCGAGGGCCTCACCTCCGACCAGAAGGACCCCCGCCGCAGCATCCACGTCGGCGACGTCCCGACGCCCGAGATCGCCCCCGACGAGGCCTACGTCGCGGTGATGGCGTCGAGCATCAACTTCAACACGGTGTGGTCGAGCATCTTCGAGCCGGTCGACACGTTCGGCCCGATGGAGCGCCTCGCCCGCGAGAGCGAGTGGGCCAAGCGCCACGCGCAGCCGTACCAGGTGATCGGCAGTGACGCCGCCGGAGTGGTGCTGAAGGTGGGCTCCGCGGTGCGCAACTGGAAGCCGGGCGACCGGGTGACCGTGCACTGCAACCACGTCGACGACCAGGACCCGACCGCCCACGACGACTCGATGATGGCCGCGAACCAGCGCATCTGGGGCTACGAGACGAACTTCGGCGGTCTTGCCGACATGGCGATCGTGAAGGCCAACCAGCTGATGCCCAAGCCCGCGCACCTGTCATGGGAAGAGGCCGCGGTCAACGCGCTGTGCAACTCGACGAGCTACCGCATGCTGGTGTCACCCAACGCCGCGTCGATGAAGCAGGGCGACGTCGTGCTGATCTGGGGCGCCACGGGCGGGATCGGCGCGTACGCCACCCAGTACGTGTTGAACGGCGGCGGCATCCCCGTGTGCGTGGTGTCGAGTGAGGACAAGGCCCAGATCCTGCGCAACATGGGCGTAGAGGCGATCATCGACCGCCGCTCGGCCGGCTACAACTTCTACGACGAGAACGGGGTGCACGACGAGAAGGAGTGGCGGCGACTCGGCAAGGACATCCGCGCCCTGGTGGGCGAGGACCCCGACATCGTCTTCGAGCACCCGGGCCGCTCCACGTTCGGCGCGTCGATGTACGTCGCGAAGCGCGGCGGCACGGTCGTCACGTGCGCGGCGACGAGCGGGTTCATGCTCGAGTTCGACAACCGCCACTTCTGGATGCGCCTGAAGCGGCTGATCGGCAGCCACTTCGCCAACTACCGCGAGGCCTGGGAGGCGAACCGGCTGATCTCGAAGGGCATGATCCACCCGGTGTTGTCGCAGGTGTTCCCCCTCGACCAGACCGGCGAGGCCGCGTACCAGGTGCACCACAACATGCACGAGGGCAAGCTCGCCGTGCTCTGCCTGGCTCCGGGCGAGGGCCTCGGCATTGACGACCCCGAGCTGCGGGCCAAGGTCGGCGAGGACAACCTGCGCCGGTTCCGCCGCGCCTGA
- the mce gene encoding methylmalonyl-CoA epimerase gives MLTEIDHVAIAVRDLEAAIDYYQRAFGAEVDHREVVESDGVEEALLKVAESYVQLLTPTREDSPVAKAIEKRGEGLHHIGYRVADCAEALAAMVAAGATPIDKAPRPGSRGTTVAFIHPKGSFGTLIELVEE, from the coding sequence CTGCTGACCGAGATCGACCACGTCGCCATCGCCGTACGCGACCTCGAAGCGGCGATCGACTACTACCAGCGGGCCTTTGGTGCCGAGGTCGACCACCGCGAGGTGGTCGAATCCGACGGCGTCGAGGAGGCCCTCTTGAAGGTGGCCGAGAGCTACGTCCAGTTGCTCACCCCGACCCGTGAGGACAGCCCGGTGGCCAAGGCGATCGAGAAGCGTGGCGAGGGACTGCACCACATCGGGTACCGGGTCGCCGACTGCGCCGAAGCATTGGCGGCAATGGTCGCCGCCGGAGCCACGCCGATCGACAAGGCGCCGCGGCCGGGTAGTCGGGGGACGACCGTGGCCTTCATCCACCCGAAGGGCAGCTTCGGCACGCTGATCGAGCTCGTCGAGGAGTGA
- a CDS encoding acyl-CoA dehydrogenase family protein, with amino-acid sequence MDFAFSDRCLEYREKLLAFMDEWVYPNESVHEQQVHDSGDPHFYPPIMETLKAEARRRGLWNLFQPHAGWWGEGFSNLDYAPLAEIMGRSTIASEACNCSAPDTGNMEVLTMFGTPEQQDVWLRPLLDGEIRSAFGMTEPDVASSDATNISLRIERDGDHYVLNGRKWWTSNAFHKNCRIMIVMGKTDPGASPHRQQSQILVPIDTPGVTVARNLSVFGYTDNEGHAETVFDNVRVPASNLIAQEGDGFMISQARLGPGRIHHCMRTIGAAERALELTCQRALQRTTFGKRLADRSNIQDWIAEARIELEMIRLLTLKTAWLMDTVGNKGARTEIAAIKVAAPNVALRIIDRAIQVHGGGGVSQDFPLAAMYAGIRTLRLADGPDEVHKMTIARAELRRHDPAFRTDGASTIAPGGGRG; translated from the coding sequence ATGGACTTCGCCTTTTCCGACCGCTGCCTCGAGTACCGCGAGAAGCTCCTCGCGTTCATGGACGAATGGGTCTACCCGAACGAGTCCGTCCACGAGCAGCAGGTGCACGACTCCGGCGACCCGCACTTCTACCCGCCGATCATGGAGACCCTGAAGGCCGAGGCGCGCCGGCGCGGGCTGTGGAACCTGTTCCAGCCCCATGCCGGCTGGTGGGGTGAAGGCTTCAGCAACCTCGACTACGCGCCGCTGGCCGAGATCATGGGCCGCTCGACGATCGCGTCGGAGGCCTGCAACTGCTCGGCACCCGACACCGGCAACATGGAGGTGCTGACGATGTTCGGCACTCCCGAGCAGCAGGACGTGTGGCTGCGGCCGCTGCTCGACGGCGAGATCAGGTCTGCCTTCGGGATGACCGAGCCAGACGTGGCTTCCTCCGACGCGACGAACATCTCGCTGCGGATCGAGCGTGACGGCGACCACTACGTGCTGAACGGCCGCAAGTGGTGGACCTCGAACGCGTTCCACAAGAACTGCAGGATCATGATCGTGATGGGCAAGACCGACCCCGGTGCCTCCCCTCACCGCCAGCAGAGCCAGATCCTGGTGCCGATCGACACCCCCGGCGTCACGGTGGCGCGCAACTTGTCGGTGTTCGGCTACACCGACAACGAGGGCCATGCCGAGACGGTCTTCGACAACGTGCGCGTGCCGGCGTCGAACCTGATCGCGCAGGAGGGCGACGGCTTCATGATCAGCCAGGCCCGCCTCGGCCCCGGCCGCATCCACCACTGCATGCGCACGATCGGTGCCGCCGAGCGGGCCCTCGAGCTGACCTGCCAGCGGGCGCTACAACGCACCACGTTCGGCAAGCGGCTCGCCGACCGCTCCAACATCCAGGACTGGATTGCCGAGGCGCGCATCGAGCTGGAGATGATCAGGCTGCTGACGCTGAAGACGGCCTGGCTGATGGACACCGTGGGCAACAAGGGTGCGCGTACGGAGATCGCCGCGATCAAGGTGGCCGCACCCAACGTGGCGCTGCGGATCATCGACCGCGCGATCCAGGTGCACGGCGGAGGTGGCGTCAGCCAGGACTTCCCCCTGGCCGCGATGTACGCCGGGATCCGCACGCTGCGCCTCGCGGACGGACCCGACGAGGTGCACAAGATGACCATCGCCCGGGCCGAGCTGCGCCGTCACGATCCCGCCTTCCGCACCGACGGCGCAAGCACGATCGCCCCTGGGGGTGGCCGCGGCTGA
- a CDS encoding MBL fold metallo-hydrolase — protein sequence MADWTGDERRLTSAVSLLPGADNGAYPSGNTLYVRGAGESVVIDPSITVVARGGLPNRVDAVLNSHSHEDHVAGNGLFPRARVHVHDADLPGVRSLDGLMDVYGLAGEAREAFAAVVVDQFHFAPRPDAQGFTDGHVFDLGGVTVEAVHLPGHTRGHSGFRISGGVFFLSDIDLTGFGPYYGDAWSDLEDFEASLGKVRDEEADWYVTFHHKGVIGSRETFVQMIDAFTAVIGRRHEAMLDFLGEPHTLEEMVRHRFVYRPHVEHVFADSVERRSARLHLQRMIGRGEAAEVSSGVYRRT from the coding sequence ATCGCCGACTGGACTGGTGACGAGCGGCGCCTGACGAGCGCGGTCAGCCTGCTGCCCGGCGCCGACAACGGCGCCTACCCGTCGGGCAACACCCTCTACGTGCGCGGTGCGGGCGAATCGGTGGTGATCGATCCTTCGATCACGGTCGTCGCGCGCGGCGGCCTGCCGAACCGGGTCGACGCGGTGCTCAACAGCCACAGCCACGAGGACCACGTCGCCGGCAACGGGTTGTTTCCCCGCGCCCGTGTCCACGTCCACGACGCCGACCTGCCCGGCGTGCGCAGTCTCGACGGCTTGATGGACGTCTACGGCCTCGCCGGCGAGGCCCGCGAGGCGTTCGCGGCCGTCGTCGTCGACCAGTTCCACTTCGCCCCCCGGCCCGACGCGCAGGGCTTCACCGACGGCCACGTCTTCGACCTCGGCGGGGTGACGGTGGAGGCCGTCCACCTGCCCGGGCACACGAGGGGCCACAGCGGGTTTCGCATCTCGGGGGGCGTGTTCTTCCTCTCGGACATCGACCTCACCGGCTTCGGGCCCTACTACGGCGACGCGTGGAGCGACCTCGAGGACTTCGAGGCCAGCCTCGGGAAGGTGCGTGACGAGGAGGCCGACTGGTACGTCACGTTCCACCACAAGGGCGTGATCGGGAGCCGAGAGACGTTCGTGCAGATGATCGACGCGTTCACGGCCGTGATCGGGCGCCGCCACGAGGCGATGCTCGACTTCCTCGGCGAGCCTCACACGCTGGAAGAGATGGTGCGGCACCGCTTCGTCTACCGGCCCCACGTCGAACACGTCTTCGCGGACTCGGTCGAACGCCGCAGCGCTCGGTTGCACCTGCAGCGCATGATCGGCCGCGGCGAGGCGGCCGAGGTGTCCAGTGGTGTGTACCGGCGAACCTGA